cacaccggagaaaaaccttttggctgcgtagtttgtggcaaaagattCTCTAGAAAGTCACATTTAAAGAGACATACAgtaacacacactggagaaaaaccttgtgtctgctcagtttgcggtgaAAGATTCTCTGACGTGTCACGTTTAAAAGAGCACACGAGGAGACACACAGGAGAACAAACTTTTGTCTGCTCTGTTTGTGATAAAAATTTCACCAGCAAGACAAATTTGAATAAGCACACAAAATTACATACCGGCGATAAACCTTTTGGCTGCTtagtttgtggaaaaaaattcattgAAAGATGCTCTTTGACAGCACacgcaagaacacacactggagaaaaacctttcgtctgctcattttgtggaaaaagattTGTTCTGGAGGGCGATTTAAAAAAGCATACAAGAATACACGtgctagaaaaaaaatttgtctgctcagtttgtgacAAAGGTTTCATTGATAAGGGAAAGTTAAGAAGACacgcaagaacacacactggggaaaaaccttttgcctgctcagtttgcagTCAAACATTCACCAGAAAGGCTAATTTAGAAGGTCACATAAGAATACACAGCGGGGAAAAATCCTACGCGTGCTCAGTTTGCGGCCAAACGTTCACTCGACGACGCTTTTTGACAGCACACGCAGCGACGCACACTGCTGAGGTGGAGTGTGTGTCCTAAAAGGGTCGATGTGAAGATTCGCGAGTGTGCGGGTGAGAAAAGCAGCAGAGGCTGGCGTGGTCATTGTTGACTTATTCTATCCACCATCCAGCAGAACCTCCATCTGCAAATCGCCAAGTTTACAAACAATTCAGCCAAGGTCCGAAaattcagaagaaaaaaaaaagtctcatttttgACATTACCTCAGAATGCCTCTTTGCTGTACTGTATTCATTCCTGACAATCCATTTTAACAAATTATGGACTGTTTATTCTCTTTAATCTACGTATGCATATTTATGTGCCTAATTAAACCACGTCACGTGACTGCCATCTAGACCGTTGTTTTGTCAACCTTGCCTTTGTTATAATTACAAGTTAGCAACCATTTTTCTCCCAcccaaccattttcttcaccgcctatcctcacaagggtcgcgggtgagtgctggagcctatcccagctgtcaacaggcaggagttggggtataccctgaactggttgccagcctatcacagggcagatattgaaaccatcaatgagcgggtatcgatcccacgctgcccgcacccaAGTCAGGCGTGGgttccactacaccatcaatgactatAAGTTTACCAGTGTATCATTATTATAAGTTTGCCAGTTCCTGTGGTTATCAAGCTTTTTAATAACACAAACCTTCGCCAAATATGATAAAGTTTCAACATAAAATATCCCACCTCAAAACTTGGCAAAATGATCATTCCCGGGATTGTTATCGTCATTGGTCAGCCATCATCAAATAACTCTGACTTCCGAATTCAGTGGCTAAATGTTGGTGTTTCCATGTATCgtatgtgtttctttcggcttgtcccttccggggtcgccacagcgtgtcatctaagatgaacgcacatatatgtttggcacaatttttacgccggatgcccttcctgacgcaacccttctcagggagtggaggccccagcgggatacgaacccagaacccctggtttaccaagccactgagctacagggcctgtTTCCATGTATCGTATACAGTTTGCATTTCGCTATGTTTGTGAAACCGAACAATTTCGATGAAGCCACTCGGTGGGGGTCAATTCCGCAGCGGCGTTCAAACGCAGCAAGACATCTTTTGTCCAAGAGGAGTTGCCGTACTTCTTCAGCTGCGGCGATTGTGTTCTGAATGCGGTTCGGGCTAGTTTCGCTAGTTTGCGCTTTCTGCACTTGTACCAGGACGTACCGAAGCGATAATGCAATGCATAGTTGTATTTCTGCAGTACTTAAATGTACTACAAGAGTTTTTGTTCAATGCTGTGTCAGGGACAAACTCGTCTAGGCGCACTTTGAATCTTCTGGCGCTAGCCTAGCTTGCAAGCTAACAACGAGACGACATCGGCCGTGACTGTAAAACTGATATGATTATCGCGTGGGAATGTGCGCAAGAAGGTTAGCAGGGGACGAGGAGGAATTTTGTGGAACCAAACCTGAGGACGAGCAACAACCTCAAGTCCTGGACGCTGTTCCGAGGCCTCCGCTTGTGTTACCCAGAACAGGTCATTCCAGTGTTTTTCCTTGCTGATCATCAATCACTGACATATATTTGCACAAATTACTTTTGAATGCATCCGAGTCCGAGATATTACAGTCTTTTACTCAAgttcatccatgtctttatggaccGTAGTTTGTCTTGAAAATCGTTTATATTGAAAATCGGATGCAATACACgtgataatgaaaaatacaataaggatatgataatgaaataaataaaacaaatatggaaaataaagaaaagaaccAGCCATTCTaaatttctttctcttttgtctAAATATACCTACACAATAGTTAAACTTTCTTACAGATATAAATCTGTCAGTTTGAACGATTTCCCTTTGTTGGCGACCACAGCACAGGCACTCTCTTAACTGCTCGTTCGAGTAACGTTTAAACAAGCCTTCAAAACAAGATACAGCTACGCCGCGAAAATTAAGTGAAAGTGCATCCAAATTTCAACTCACCCGTAACGCTAAATCGATGGGAGCCCTGAGCTTGTTCATCTGCAACAAGATGGTATATCCAGTCTCttacgttgttttgttttgttttgttttggttgctgtcaCTCCAGAAAACCCCGATTCACAGATAAGTCGGaattgaaagaaatgaaatCTCGTAATTTAGCGATTTCCCTCTGGAGAACCATCTTTTTTCCGCGTATAAGAGAAGCATCTGTGTCCATCTCTTCACAAAGGTCCTCGAAAAGGCGCAAATTCAAGGAGTGTTTTGATGTGGTtaataactttctttttcttggaagtCGGAGGCTCTTCTTCGATCTCTTCTGGGCCTTTTCCCCATCGAAAAGAAATTTTCCAAAGAAATTTGGCGCTCAAGTGACCGAGATGTAACCCAGAGAATccaatcatttttcaaaataaaagatttttcagACTTGGGTAATGACTACAAAGCAACTAATTGATTATAACTTTGGTAACCCGGTACCAATTGATCCGCGGACCGGTACCAGTCCGCTGCCTGTGGTCGGGGACCACTGCTGTACTGTAGAACTCAGTTTACCATCAATTGTACTCGGAGCCCCTCTACTGGTACGACAAAGGaaagtactttttgtgtgtgtgtgtgtgtgtgtgtcttgcagGCGACAGGGAAGGAGATCTTCGCCCTGAGCAGCAGGAGCCAGAGCCCCCCTTCATCAAAAAGGAGGAGCCAGAGATGCCACACATTAAAGAAGAAGAGCAGGAGGATGAAATCCTCAAGGTTCATTTAACCGGGGTCATCGTGAAGAATGAAGAAGATGACGACGAATGCGACGGAGACCGCTGGGGAGGATCCCAAGCAGACGGCCTCTTCGCTCCTCTTTCAGATAGCGACGACATAACATCGCACTCTTCTGACCCCGATTACGACGACGGTGATGATGTTCATGATCGTGCTAATGGTGGCGAGAAACGCACGACAGGTGTAACGGAATGCCACACCGACAGCAAACGTGTTCAATGTTGTCACTGTGACAAAACCTTTGACAACAATTCCGCATTGAAGGCGCATACGAGAACACACGtcggagaaaaaccttttgcttgctcaatttgtggtcaaACATTCAGTAGAaagacacatttaaaaacacacgCAAGAACACacgctgagaaaaaaaattttgtttgttcagtttgtggtaaaatatTCTCCACAAAGGGAGCTTTAAAAATACACGCAAGAgcgcacactggagaaaaacctttcggCTGCTTAGTGTGTGGGAAAAGATTCTCTATcaaggaaaatttaaaaatgcacacaagaacacacactggagaaaaaccttttgcctgctcagtttgtggtaaaacatTCACTCAGAAAGGAGGTTTAAGAAtacacatgagaacacacactggagaaaaaccttttgcgtGTCCAGTTTGTGGGAAAAGCTGCACTAATAAGTCAAACTTGACAAAGCACACAATaacgcacactggagaaaagacgtttgcctgctcagtttgtggtaaaagattctccTTGAAGGGAGATTtgacaaaacacacaagaacacacaccggagagaaaccttttgtctgctcagtttgcggcaaGAGATTTGCTCAGAAGTCAAATTTGACAATGCACACAAAGATCCACGCTGGTGAGAAACCATTCGGTTGTAGTCTGTGTAATAGAAGATTCCATGTCAAATATGACGTGAAGAGACACAAATGTGCTGGTGGGCAGAGCGGCGCTCAGCTCAGTGAATCTGCCGAATAAACTGACGAAACCGAACTCATTTCATATTGTCGCTAATCACGATACAGCAGAACCTCCGTTCACAAATGTCCTGGTTTACAAACAATTTTGTGCATGTATGAAATGTTTCGAGAAGAATTTCCTCAGGTTTTGCACAAACTTTGTAAAAAGCCTCAACACAGATGTGGAAGGATAACTTGTGCTTCTTCCTCCACTGTCCAAGTTTGGTTCTTAATTTACCATCTGTGTTATTTTATTCAGCATTTTAATAACTataatttgtatatatatatttttgtccacCAGCAAGCAAataccttatgtgcacacaaaccaagagactttgaaaaaaaaaaacaactttgtattTGGCTTACATGGCGCTGCTCCGTGTCACGTGACCGGGAAACTTATTATAAGAGGAAGTCGACGGTCGCAGGAATGATACAGCAACTCCACATAGACAAACTTACGTCTAAGCGttcatccaatttttttgtacAAGGGTCAAATTCCTTTTgaataaaatttttaaatgccatgaattgaaaaatttacatttatcaATTAAAATTTACAATGTTAGAGCATGTAGAAAATTTAACTAAAAACAATGAGgcaatacatgaataaaaatatatacatacaatatttgtTGAAtcctggtctataacgggaaccacaAACGGGTAAAGGCGCTCTGTACAAGCTAAcacacttgtctttttttctattgtaaatgaagaagactctaaAAAAGAacagttcctataaacagagatgtcttgttctttgttcttgttgcgttgttctttgctttttgttttgaatgtccaaCTGGCGGAGAAGAATTCCTTGTGCTAATACACACTTGGCCCAAAAAGctgattctggttctgattTGTGTCAGCTGGTTGACTCTCTACTACGTGCAGGAGTAAGCATCTCTCATGCAATTAATATAAAGCAAAACTAGCAGTGGTCCGAGTACGCTTCCTTGGGgaccctgttgacagctggtttGCTTTCCTGCTATCGACCTTTACTTCCTGATGCCCGTCTGTCACATATGACGTAAACAACTCCAAAGCTGTCTCATTCATTCCTGCATTCCTTTGCCCAATGTGCACGTCGAACCCCACTTTTAAATGTTCGCCTTTTCGTTACCGTCGCTCCTTCGAAAATTGTCCCTCTCCCCTTTCCGTACTACGAGCACGCCGATGAACTGAAGAACGATGAAAtaatggaaaaggaaaaataatccAGTCTGGTCCAGTGAAATGCGAAGGAATGAAGAAGTAAGTCATAATTGAGTTATTTTTAATAGTGGTCGGTGCTGCATGATCCGGAACAAGTTCGTGATAGCCTTTGAAAATATAGTTATGATGAGATTCAAATGAATGGCGTGTAGAAGTTGAGAACGTAATAGACAGGGAGGCTAATCAAAGATAATTGCAATCTCACATATTTTATGACTTTATGAAGAGGAAGTGTGCTCGCATGGTAGGAAAGCGCCGTGAGAGTTTTGTCCAAGCGGGGTTGCCGTACTGCTCGTGCTACAGCGTTTCTCATTGTTTACACTTTACTCGACTACACGAGCTTCATAATagtcttttttcccctttcagaATTAGAGTTCTTTCGTACTGGAGCATCGACACGGCGCCCCATCACACCACAAGTGGGCCGAAAGTGCATTTGTTGAAATTCTGTTTCCGGAGAAACTCGTCTCGGCGCACCTCGGAGCTTGTGGAGCTAGCTTAGCTGGCTAGCGTGATCGCTAACAAAGAGACGCCTTTGACAGCGACGTCTCCGGCGCAGAGTGCGCGTGAAAGTGGGGAGCCTTGGCGTCATCGCGCGATTATGTGCGCAAGAACGACAGCGAGGTACGCGGAGGAATTTTGTCGAACTAAAGAGGAGAAGGAGCGACAACTTCAAGTGCTGGAGGCAGTTTTTGAGCAGCCTCGAGTGGTGCTGCACAGAGCAGGTTTGCCTTGAGCACGTTGTGCTGTCGCACCTTCACTGGCTTGCTTCATTTCTTCACAATGTTCACGTGTTCACATCCTGTCTTTGATCACGATCACTGGCCTGCAGACATGTACACGCCTCGACTTACGAGGTGAAATTGTTCGGCGACCAAGAGCATCACTGAAATTACTCCTCATCTGTCAATACATGTTTCcaatttcaaataaatgaaatacatttgatgACTTGCTATGTTTAAAAGTGGTAAAaggttcgcctcacagttctgaggacccgtgttcaatcccggtcctgcctgcgtggattttctgcaggtactccggtttcctcccacatccccaaaaacatgcaacattcattggacacgcttaaattgcccctaggtgtgattgtgagtgtgactgtctcgatcttccctgcgattgactggcgacccgttcagggtgtaccccgcctactgccccttgacagctgggataggctgcagcactccccgcgaccctcatgaggataagcggcaaagaacatggatggatggatggatgctatgtttaaaagaaaaagagacacCATGAAGAAGTACAGAgaatttaaatcattttacaagGTGATATGACTGCGGGTACTTTAAGGGTTAATAGTAGTTGCATCCACTGTGTCTTGATTTTATTACAAAGTGTTATAACACCTGAATTCATTTTGTAGTGATCAATAAACGATACATAAACGTTgccaaaaacatgtacagtcAGTACAAATGATAATACAGAACGTTAAACGTCGACTGAGCAAAGCTCGATTCAAGCAAATcgtgatttttttgtcttcttgtgtCCCGCAGACGTCAGCAAAGAACATTTTCGTCTCGGGCGGCAAGAGTCCGAATCTCCCAGCCTGAAAGAGGCGGACGGGCAGGACCAGGAGATCCCCACGTTGCCATGGATGGCCGTCACGTTGAAGCGCCAAGGAGAAGGCGGATCCCAATCGCACAGCTTCTTAGCTCCACTCTCAGACAGCGACGACATCACGTCGCATTCTTCTgactatgatgatgatgatgatgacgacgatgaagATGAACACGTGAAAGGCGATGTGACGGCCTACGCTGACAAACACGTCCGGTGTTGTCATTGTGACAAAACGTTCGACAACGGGTCGCTTTTGAAAGCGCACACAAAAACGCACGCGCCTCGTTCGTCCTCATTTTGCGGCAAAACGTTCCACGAGAAAACTCATTTACGGCTCCACACGAGGACGCACGCGGAAAGCAAACCGTTCGGCTGCTCGCTTTGTGACAAAAGCTTCAGTCAGAGGAGCTCCTTGACGGCGCACATGAGAATACACACGGGGGAGAGACCGTTCGCCTGCTTGCTCTGCGGCAAAAGATTCACTCAAAATTCGAATTTGACCAGACACATCAGAACGCACACCGGTGAGAAGCCATTCAGTTGCAGCGTGTGCGACAAAAGATTCAATGAGAAGTACACCGTCAAGCGACACAAATGCGTGAGGAGGGCCGCGGTCGGCCACGCCGGACAATAAACTCAGCAGTCCCGTTGCGGTCTTGGGGAATCGTTCTTGGGGACTCCCTTGCATAATCTCCTCGGCGCCACGTCGCTTTGCAAACCACACACTTGACCAATCATCCCAATATTGCGAGAACCTTTTGCCCTattttccatccttccattttccggGACGccgatcctcacaagggcggcACAAGCCCGGCCATCTTAACGAAGGagggctggttgccagccaatcgcatggcacagaGACGGACAACatccacctcggggcaattttgagtctccaatcaatgcatgttttggggatttgggaggaaaccggagtaccgacgcagaacatgcaaactccacacatttggggccgggatttgaacccttgtacccagaactgtgagccagtcATCCACCATTTCTCCGCcctattttcagtttttgcaaAAGCCTCGGCGCTCCTCGGTCGTGCTTTTTCATTGTGTAAAGGTCTTTCGCTCTCCGTGTCAGTCGGTTGCGTTCGTGTTTGTGGTCGGCGTCCGGTTGGTGTTTTTGGAATTTACCGTCTGTACTATTTAAATAAACCTGAATATTTCTATCATTTGTGTGCTGCTTTTGTCAACGCTGGACGCTAAGAAGCAATGAGCACGACTTAAGATCTCTGTTTATCGATGTGTTGCAAACAAGTTGTAAAGACTTCAGTTGTTTCACTACTCGTTTGCTGAGTGAAGCGCGTCAAAGATTTATTTGGAATGGCAAGTCGATCCGCTGCAGTCGTACGCCAATTAGGGAAAAGTATACCGATCTCGTGGTACTGATAAATCGATACTCGCACGCTACTCATCTGCTATGGCGTTCCTTCGACAGACTGACTAGAAGGAATTGGAGGCGCAGTACATGTATCAATTTTAAGTTTTACACAACTTGCTTCCGATACCATGAAATCTTGTACATGCGACACAGAGAGCTCGTgctgcacgtgacgtcaccattttcacgccgccatattgcctgtcaaacagagctgctcgacattgtgggagacgttgaaccggaggagaatattcacaatacccgagacgtgtcgtgctgttggttgtcacaacagacgatgcggatattcaaagagctcattctacggaataccagccgaaaagaccagaaaatatcgacggATTTCGGAAATGAAACGtgatggacggtgcccaaccaaaatacacacacgcctgtgtcgcGATGGCTTCGtttcaggtaagaattattcttctcaatctcaaattaccaaaaagtatttataatgccaagttggctcatttgagaaaaatgagtgtttaaaaaaaataaaataataaatgtctgtcgcagaggcttacggaggttaagtgtgacgactccgccctcttttttttttttttacaatcacagttaatgaatgcgagtttgtgcaaaaccaggggtcatttatttaaatattggtatttgtattgaatactagctgaaatgatcgatggattccagcaaaagttaatgtgtggccgaacacgcttccgcgttcacgagccgtcaacccgtcactatgtgggatttattcctgatgagaacagatccagcagcaaagtatttgtatgcgtccagacttttctacgctttcaaacttttccttgtaaatctcgacgacttactcaccaaatCCATGTGTGGATCCAGTTTTCCAcaacaagcggaagcaaattaacagtcaaatttcttatcggcgagaACATCGATTTCgacattaaatacgggtcctctatgccgagtttatttcttttttccacataccgttgtttattttcaccttctaaatgtctgacggtatccgTCAAGagtctgggcgtcgtgctacaagacatatttccgtgtcgtctccaaccgactgagCATTGAGCGATGCCTAgattgaccggcaatatggcgacgtaaacaaaagtcacgtgattttatgacgtaggtacACGGGCTCTCTCGGCTCTCGTCTGTCGGACTGGCCCGACACACGTTGGCAGATTGGCCAAACTTTGCCCTGTAGTTTTACTCACAGTTAAGCAACGATGACAACAATTGTTAAACACACGGCAATATACAGGTAACAACTTGCAAATGGTGTGCGAAACGTGATCAAGAGgcttatcccagctagttttgggcaaaaggtagactacaccctgaactggtcgccagtcagtcacagataTCGAGAGTGGGAATCGtttccacgctgcccgcaccaaagtcagccgtgTGTACTACTACTCCCATCAGTGActaggtttcaaatcatcaaaccaattgtAATATTCAGTGTCTTTCTTTTGGTACAGCCAtggaacactgaccttaactgaggtcagcgaggcctgcaggtcttttgATGCTCTTTGAAGTTCTTCTGTGACCCCCTGGATGAATCATCGTTTGGTTGTttactcctgggaaggtttgccactgttgccagttttctccattttatgataatggctctgacagtggtttgctggagccccaaagcttTGCAAATGGCTTTGCAATCTTTTCCAGTTTGATAGATTTCAGCCCCCCTCCCCAATTTCGTCTTGAATTTTTTGGGATGCATTgcttcttgagatcttgtaacCTATGTCACGTTTTCATagacagatttttatttaatgaacCTCTTGATCCAGCAAGTATGTTGGTAATCAAGTTTGGGTGTGACTTGTAAAAtttaactcacctttcccaaatttgtgtttAGTCACAAATTTGTCGTCGTGCGCAGGAGCGCTGCCCGGGACCTTGGGCCAAGACATCTTTCTGCCTTCACCCCCACACGCACAGAACGCAAACAAATCGTGATTTtagtaatattttgaaaaaaagcaacactaGATATGCATAACAGAATTACTTTGTGTTCCGACAGCAAAGTAAGTTGCCAAGAGTCCCAAATCTActgaccagaaaaaaatatttctgcagcTCACTGCtactttttaaacttttcaagTCCTTTAGCTTTCTCTCTGTATAAATCTGGTTTTCTTCAGATAGCTGAACTTGTTTGAGCCAGCTTATAAGGCACGTGCAACGTTGGTTGCGAAGACATACGGTCTCGTGTTCCAGACCACTCACTGACATGGACCACTACTACAGCCGGCCGCCATTCCTGCCTTTGAAAGAACTGAAGAACTTCCCGTCCTTCTCCCTGTTGAGATTTTCTTTTATTGGGGCATCCTGAAGGTGGGCTGGACCTTATGACCTAAACGGAACTCGCTCATCAACCAGCTCTTTCATAAACCCAAGTTCTGCGAGTGTTTCATGATCCGAGAGTACGGAAGAAGTCAAAGATGAGCACCACGTTTCTTATGTTTATTCTGCAGCTTCCTTGGCTGCTGCTCTTCTCCCCGAGGCAAAGcagcttgaa
The DNA window shown above is from Syngnathoides biaculeatus isolate LvHL_M chromosome 3, ASM1980259v1, whole genome shotgun sequence and carries:
- the LOC133497650 gene encoding zinc finger and SCAN domain-containing protein 22-like; translated protein: MCARTTARYAEEFCRTKEEKERQLQVLEAVFEQPRVVLHRADVSKEHFRLGRQESESPSLKEADGQDQEIPTLPWMAVTLKRQGEGGSQSHSFLAPLSDSDDITSHSSDYDDDDDDDDEDEHVKGDVTAYADKHVRCCHCDKTFDNGSLLKAHTKTHAPRSSSFCGKTFHEKTHLRLHTRTHAESKPFGCSLCDKSFSQRSSLTAHMRIHTGERPFACLLCGKRFTQNSNLTRHIRTHTGEKPFSCSVCDKRFNEKYTVKRHKCVRRAAVGHAGQ
- the LOC133497578 gene encoding oocyte zinc finger protein XlCOF6.1-like isoform X3, whose product is MCARSLARYEEELCGTKAEDEQQPQVLDAVPRPPVVLHRTGDREGDLRPEQQEPEPPFIKKEEPEMPHIKEEEQEDEILKVHLTGVIVKNEEDDDECDGDRWGGSQADGLFAPLSDSDDITSHSSDPDYDDGDDVHDRANGGEKRTTGVTECHTDSKRVQCCHCDKTFDNNSALKAHTRTHVGEKPFACSICGQTFSRKTHLKTHARTHAEKKNFVCSVCGKIFSTKGALKIHARAHTGEKPFGCLVCGKRFSIKENLKMHTRTHTGEKPFACSVCGKTFTQKGGLRIHMRTHTGEKPFACPVCGKSCTNKSNLTKHTITHTGEKTFACSVCGKRFSLKGDLTKHTRTHTGEKPFVCSVCGKRFAQKSNLTMHTKIHAGEKPFGCSLCNRRFHVKYDVKRHKCAGGQSGAQLSESAE
- the LOC133497578 gene encoding oocyte zinc finger protein XlCOF6.1-like isoform X2 codes for the protein MCARRLAGDEEEFCGTKPEDEQQPQVLDAVPRPPLVLPRTGDREGDLRPEQQEPEPPFIKKEEPEMPHIKEEEQEDEILKVHLTGVIVKNEEDDDECDGDRWGGSQADGLFAPLSDSDDITSHSSDPDYDDGDDVHDRANGGEKRTTGVTECHTDSKRVQCCHCDKTFDNNSALKAHTRTHVGEKPFACSICGQTFSRKTHLKTHARTHAEKKNFVCSVCGKIFSTKGALKIHARAHTGEKPFGCLVCGKRFSIKENLKMHTRTHTGEKPFACSVCGKTFTQKGGLRIHMRTHTGEKPFACPVCGKSCTNKSNLTKHTITHTGEKTFACSVCGKRFSLKGDLTKHTRTHTGEKPFVCSVCGKRFAQKSNLTMHTKIHAGEKPFGCSLCNRRFHVKYDVKRHKCAGGQSGAQLSESAE